From the genome of Nicotiana sylvestris chromosome 1, ASM39365v2, whole genome shotgun sequence:
cctggtggacagATGTAATACACTCTCTGATCTTGTACCTTATGGAGGCTTAAATTTGTGGAATCAaaacaagagaaatcaagtcaacatcCAAGTTAAAGTGATTCCCACTCAATGTGTTCATTTCACAATTGTGAGTGCCAAAGTATTTACCCACAACCCATATAAATCTTCGTCCTCGCATGCAGCATCCAATTACAACCCGTAAATAGGGGTGGGCgttcggtcggttcggttcgatTTGAAGAAATTCAGTTCAGTTATTCGGTTTTCGGTTTTGTAAAAGTAGTAACCGAAACCGAACTGAAATAAGTTCGGTTCCGTTCGATTTTTCTAATTTCGGTTCAGTTATTTCGGTTCGATTTTCGGTTTGAGCATTATCATATTGAACTCCTTCTATGTAATAATATGACCGATGAATTTGTTGATTTTTCTCAAAACTTCGAAATTGTTGGAATATAGTGTTtatagaagaaaaaaatagaCTAAACTTTGCACACTATTATGGattataaaatttaaaaatagtgtaaATTACAACTCTGTGTGAAATCCTCCCGGTATCTATCATATATGCTATGGAAGTTCTAATAGACTGAAAGTCTTTAAGATTGAAAAATTGATGGACTTAATTAATTGGGTTGAGTCTTTGATAGACTGGACCTAATAGTATTAATTTATTACATATGAGCTTAGCCTATATATGACTTAAAGAACATATATGCTAATAATTCGGTTTTTCGGTTAACCGaactaaaaaaattaataacCGAAAAACGAACCGAAAAAtcgaaattttaaaattttaaaccgAAACCGACCAAACAAACAGAATAACAGAAaccgaaataaaaaaaattcggtTCAGTCGATTTATTCGGTTCCGGCCGAAATATGCCCACCCCTACCCGTAAACCATTTAcgacaaacaaccttgtatacattCGGAGATGACTCTCATACCATCATCTCACGGCACTCTTTTACGTTGTACATTTTTACCGCCCTGATTAGGCACAtcttatcaggaaaaagcatgccCTTTGACAACATCGTTGGTCTAGATTTATCCCACATTACTGTCCGAATTTTGTCAATAttccttgtgagggcatccacatccgGCGTACTTGGCAaatgatcaaggtagggaatatgccttgaatgaaacggcacgtgggactcgtacactcttggtataacgggaggtggagcatgctccctcgtcaatTCAGGTTTGGCATTCTCTTCCTCCTCGTCATCACCCTCGTcaaggaagggtgtgtcatctccagactcatcaaCATTGTTATCATAATCACTATTCTCTTCCTGACTCTACGCATCTGACGGATCCCGAGTAAATATGTCGTCTTTGGGCAATTGAGTGAGGACAggaccatcaagttgctcgtttttaCTGTACATCTAAAGAAATAATGAGTTATTGAAATTGGTCCAAACAATACATATAACTTTATATATTCATTTATAAATCATAATGTGTTGATATCCCATGATGCAGATTATCTTGTTAATgctgactcccggatggaccaccatgatccaacacaccaaaactagGCATATTTCAACTGGCCGTtggttcataacttgtaaaattcatatctggcGATAACCCATGCagaatatatgagtgttaatacaaatacaACACACAAAAATATACATCGTAACACAAGGAAAAATTAAAGTTTACCACCCAACTTGTGTATTATGTATACTAGGGGAAAAATAATTTCCCCGCTCCTCATTCGTTCGTGGAGATAGATTTAGATCTGGCCAAACTCTTTCAGCCAGAACCTATTCGGCTAAAACTGCTCCAAAAAAATCACTCGATGATTGAGGGATTTTCTTACTTTGCACAACCTCATTATTGCGAACGTCTTcagccttgacgtacatttccaacagTTTTATCACAATAAATTTTCGGTATTCATCCGGAGTCCCCAAAAAATCTCTCAGAGTTTCATCGTCTTCGATGTTGAACTCAGCATAACAAGCAACCTTTGCAAAGTCATAGAATATGAATATCTTCCGGTTATTTTAAGATTCACCGAATGTttgctcacactcatttttttatatatctacgataccaatttatcgtactctattgtaagtgaCGACTTAACATAAGactgtggagataaactatagctTACTACAACCTCATCCCCCTcctccccaatataatgaaaccctaattcttcgctcttcagacattatgacAAAATGCAAAACAACTTaacaaagaaaaatttcagaAAACTTGAAAATGTTTATGAATGGATTTTTACAAAATCCTCCACCTCTTTAAATAAGGCAAAAACCAGTCCCGAGGTTCAATTATTTGAGGTATAACGTCTTAGCTTAAAACACTATACCCAATTGAGTTATTATTATGTCAGTTAAGCACAGAAGAATTATTTGTAGGCCCACTTAATATGAATAGCGTTTTAGTAAAGAGTGTTATATATATAGCATCTTTTAAAAAGACGTTATACTTAACTGGCCAAACAGCCGTTAAAGTATAGCGTCTTTCAAAAAAACgctatatatatattgatattgGTTACTATATTTTTTTCcacatatttttattctttgagtccaaaagaatcaCATTTTGGTTCTGGGCTCTCCGATTTCCTCCTCCTTAGCACATATACCAACATTATAAATATGTATAATCGTACATGAACAATCGTTTATCTGTGCTTTTTTATCCTTTAGTAGTTaaggagaagttttattttgtgtctcatacaattCACACTAGTTATATGaggctcctttttgtctcacaaatttgtggactcCAATCTTACAATTCTGGGTCTACAGaaatctgggtccacaaaactgtgagacaaaaaaatTATCTCATACAACTAGTTTCAGTTGCATGAGACATAAAATGAAATTTTACCGAGTTAAGTATCTCGATTAGGACAATGCTAGTAGCATTTTGAATTGCCTTTCTCTGCTTTTGTATAAAAAGCAAGTAGACATAATATAAAATTTCTCAGCAGGAATCTCTTATCTGCAATTCCTTGGCTTAGATATATCCAGATCTGTAATAGGGAAACGCGCCATTTCCTGTCATTGAATTTTTCaattaataaatttttttttccCTCAACACGATTTCTGCGTATGCTTATAGAAATTGTATAATatgtaaattaaattaaaagtatCACTTAAAAAGTTTATATAATTGTGGGTGTACTACTAGCTAGCTAGTCATTTTAACACAAGCTTAGAGAGAGGAAAGATGAAAATGAGGAGAGGGTTGATGATGCTCACCTTTACGGTAGCCGCAATCGTACTTTGCAGTCATCGGCCGGCGACGGCAGAAGAGGTAAACTCATGATATAATTAGTTACTCCTAATTTTGTTGTAAAATTTCATTGTTTCCTGTTATGAGCTTCACCGCCAAGTTGTTCGTTCCCTTACTACTGAAGAAGATTGATTATTTTTCTTCTCTTGAGTCAGCGCACTCACTACATTTCCCCCTCGCCATAAAGCAAAGATCGATTTATCTTTTTAATATTCCAGTAGTTGGGAAACATacgtttattaattgttaaaagaaaattatAATTGGAATATAAAATTTTCAAAAGTTCTGGTCCGATGTAAATTTGTTGACGGAAATGCTTACTCCTATTTGCAATAGTATTTTCATCATACCAAGCTTTTTCAAATCTAGAAACATTTTTTTTCTAAAGTTGAGTGTTTGTCaagttttttgaagaaaaaaaaaattattttgaggaGAAATTGAAGCAATTTTGGAGAAGCTTAAAAAATTAGATTCTTCCTAAAATTGtttttttgaaaaacagttttgagaaaaatacacttagaaatacTTTTTAATAGTTTGGTTAAATATTAATTGCtgttcaaaaatacttttcaaattaattagttaaatataaACTAACTCTTATTAAAAGTACTTtcgaaaaaaatacttttaaaaaaaaaatactttttagaaTTAGTGATTTTAAAAGGTTAGCCAAATAGGCTATTAATATTGGGTATGAGATACATTGAGGTGGGAATCGTAATGTTCCGTCGGTCAACTACCTTTTACCTTCCACCACTGCCATTGCTATTGAGTAACTTTGTCCACCAaaattttgaatttgttggaatacGAACTCCCATCAAATTTCTTTAATTTCCTCGGCACTAAAAACTTGCTATGGACATGTAAAGCAGCAAGTGGAATTAGCAGAGGGCGCCAATAGCACCACGTCGCCGTGGACACTATCTGTAGCAGAGGATAAATTTGGTTGCTTGAAGTTGTTCAATTGCGCCAAGTACGCAACGACCAGCTGCATAACTGAATGCTGCACTTTATTCCCCTTCACTACTAACCCTACACGAAATTGCATCTGCTGGCATCTGGCCGAGCATGTCAATAAAGAAGCTTTTACTGCTCTTCAGAAATATTGTGGCTTCAAGAATCCTTGTCAACATAAGCAAGTTAGTGTTCTGCCCTTCTTTGTCTTCTCTATTAATCACTCTTTTATGATAAAATAGGTTTAAGTTAGTTCGTATATATACAATGATATGATATTCTTTAATCGGGTCACTTATAAGTCTTTCTATGATATTCTTTACTCAATACTAGCTACCGACAAAGTATATAAAATATAGTTTTAACCTCACAAAATCATCTAATGCGAAAATCTAGCAGGAGGAAATAAACCAGCAAGAGGTGGTCAAAACTAGCAAGGCCATAGACAACaggaatagtagaaaccaaggtgtGGCAACTTGTTGTGCAAAGGataaagaaaagataaagaaTTGCATGTTGAACACTGCTTCCATAGACCAATGTTGCCCAACATTCAGTATTATGCTTGGCCGTAACTGCGACTGCTATAATTACGCCAAGAATTTAGACAATCAAGCTCTCATCACACTTGAGAGTTACTGTGATGTCACCAATCCATGCAGGAGTGCTCAAGTAATTACTCCTCTTTCTTCTTAATTAATTCTTTTCATATTATTATTACTGTcttttaacatatatatatatatatatatatatatatatgcctaaTTCAATTATTTTACCCTTTCGATGCCTAACTCATTGAAGAAATTATATAATTTGAATTGCAGAGAGATTGTACCAATAACATTTTCAGCAGGATGGAACTTTTTGCTAATTAAATTAAGAGTAAGAAATTTTGCAAATTTCCTTGCGTATTGACTAATGCATGTGTTTTTTAATGGTTTTATCAGGTGATGTAGGATTCTGAGACGGGGATGGAAGTAATCTTAGAAAAAAATCTGTGGTTCTACTTTGTATGATTTAATTGAATGCGACAGTCTCGCGTGAAATTGTTCACTTCAATATTATCATGCATgaaatgaattttccttttttttttctttcgtaTATTTCCTCTTTCCGTAATAACTactctttctttttcaatttagatgacacacTTAACttattagtctgttccaaaaaaaatacatttttatAATTGGAAATAgttcaacttcaaacttttcaTTTACACATTTTATCCTTAATGATAAGCTTTCATAACCACACAAATGTTATGGCCCCACAAAGTCTTTATCCCTTTAAGATTTTAAAACTACAAGTTTTAAAAGTTCTTTTTTCCCTTAAATTTGGTGTCGAGTCAAATGACCTCgcctaaattgaaacggagggagtagttcTTAGTAATAATTAGTAATACTCTTGCTCCGTCTTAATTTGTATGGCGCGAAATTATGGGAGATCCTAAATTGACACCATTCCACTAATAATTTATTTTGTGCAACTAACTTCAAAACGTATGTAGAAAATTTATTTCTTAATCAAATCTAAGTGTTGAAGTAAATAATATAATTTCTCTTTAATCAACTTCACCGTATGGTCCTGATCCTGCATTGCGAAAGCGATTACAGAAAACCAATTGATGTTTaacttaaagtatatatatttgtatgtatatcacctcatattttacttttgtttcatgGATTTAGGATGTGAAATGTATTGATTTATGTTAATTTGAtgtgtttttatgtgtaggaataaTCCGGGAGAATCGGGGGCGATATGTGCGAAATTAGAGCCAAAACGGACGAAAACAGGGAAATGACATATTTCAGCGCCACAGGTTGCGTCCAACCCTACATATGGCGCCAAAAACAGAAGCTAAAACATTGGAGCGTCGTGGAGGGCGCCTGGCGCTAGCCAGGGCGCCAATGACGTGAATTTTCTCCAATTTTGCttgggacaaggttatttcggccctagacatacccaacatgtataaaagcaagactaaatatATTTTTAGAGGGGGAGGACGTTTTTTGAGAGTAAAACACAAGCACAAAGCCGCCGTGGAGGCCGAAATTCATCAAGttccatctttcttcctccaaacttagtaatttttatgtttctttgtatgatttgttgttttgctaccatgtctatgtggagctaaacttcacgttctagggttgtggttctttcatgactattattattcggatattgattttgatttcttagttaatcatattggtttatttattcaatcctgcacttaattatatgattgtttgatcaccaattgaatattttctacgaatctagagttgaactcgaaagtgggaattctagattgcatataggattaagtagagcaagttcttgaacctggcatcggggaacggattcgcggttaggatagacatatacctaattgccttacttggttgatttacaggaattataaacgtgttcttgttagttctaatttcatagacatataggcgttaggctagcttgaataggcgagtaagaactcgatagattcttatgagcaatattaaccatgtcaaccaataaaccagataaattaattagtcaattcaattgaagaatacaataggaatgttagatagcccataaccctagatcgtCTTCATTACATTGATATCATAAAAATTTGCTCTTTCTCTATTCAAAGTTCATTGTTTATATTTTTTTACTTAATTAGTTTAGAATTAAAtacttctaggtttaattcttgtttagataattaggatagtctaatttagttaatagttaatcacaagtcctcgtgggatcgacatccgacttttagtcactttattacttgacgaccgcgtatacttgcgtgtgcgtttggccgCAACAAGTTTTTAGTGTCGTTGTCGgagacttagaaattaactagtctactagattagatttttacttttcttatactcaagttttttttcttcttatttttatctTAGTTTAATATTTACTATCTTTGTTGATATGACATCTTCGAATGATAATTGGTCGaatattggttattcttattttAGTGATCCATGTCCATATTGTGGAGAACCACACTTCTGGTAAAATTGTGAATCTCAATCTTATGGGTGAAATATTTgtaatatgtgtggtggtcaaggtggccattgggatggttgtcctaattcttcTCATCCTTTTCTGAGCCCTTTTTATGATCTTTCTAACAGTGTTTGTGAGTTTGACAGGGGCAATGAAGTGCAGGATATCGAACGTGATGCATATATTAGGGATATTCTGAGGCAAATAGCCGAGCAACAAGATGAAAATCGAAAGGCTATACAAAAAATTAGTGCAACAATCATGAGAATGAAGGCCGAGGCGGAGGAAGTGGCTGAAGAGAGCGAGTTCCCACCAGAAGATAATTTAAAAGAAGCAGATATAATGAG
Proteins encoded in this window:
- the LOC104224768 gene encoding uncharacterized protein isoform X2 — translated: MLQLRDVKDMMDLRACRQFKPLASHFNTSLERGKMKMRRGLMMLTFTVAAIVLCSHRPATAEEQVELAEGANSTTSPWTLSVAEDKFGCLKLFNCAKYATTSCITECCTLFPFTTNPTRNCICWHLAEHVNKEAFTALQKYCGFKNPCQHKQEEINQQEVVKTSKAIDNRNSRNQGVATCCAKDKEKIKNCMLNTASIDQCCPTFSIMLGRNCDCYNYAKNLDNQALITLESYCDVTNPCRSAQRDCTNNIFSRMELFAN
- the LOC104224768 gene encoding uncharacterized protein isoform X1, translated to MLQLRDVKDMMDLRACRQFKPLASHFNTSLERGKMKMRRGLMMLTFTVAAIVLCSHRPATAEEQVELAEGANSTTSPWTLSVAEDKFGCLKLFNCAKYATTSCITECCTLFPFTTNPTRNCICWHLAEHVNKEAFTALQKYCGFKNPCQHKQQEEINQQEVVKTSKAIDNRNSRNQGVATCCAKDKEKIKNCMLNTASIDQCCPTFSIMLGRNCDCYNYAKNLDNQALITLESYCDVTNPCRSAQRDCTNNIFSRMELFAN
- the LOC104224768 gene encoding uncharacterized protein isoform X3, coding for MLQLRDVKDMMDLRACRQFKPLASHFNTSLERGKMKMRRGLMMLTFTVAAIVLCSHRPATAEEQVELAEGANSTTSPWTLSVAEDKFGCLKLFNCAKYATTSCITECCTLFPFTTNPTRNCICWHLAEHVNKEAFTALQKYCGFKNPCQHKQQEEINQQEVVKTSKAIDNRNSRNQGVATCCAKDKEKIKNCMLNTASIDQCCPTFSIMLGRNCDCYNYAKNLDNQALITLESYCDVTNPCRSAQVM
- the LOC104224768 gene encoding uncharacterized protein isoform X4, with amino-acid sequence MLQLRDVKDMMDLRACRQFKPLASHFNTSLERGKMKMRRGLMMLTFTVAAIVLCSHRPATAEEQVELAEGANSTTSPWTLSVAEDKFGCLKLFNCAKYATTSCITECCTLFPFTTNPTRNCICWHLAEHVNKEAFTALQKYCGFKNPCQHKQEEINQQEVVKTSKAIDNRNSRNQGVATCCAKDKEKIKNCMLNTASIDQCCPTFSIMLGRNCDCYNYAKNLDNQALITLESYCDVTNPCRSAQVM